From a region of the Lactuca sativa cultivar Salinas chromosome 4, Lsat_Salinas_v11, whole genome shotgun sequence genome:
- the LOC111877917 gene encoding uncharacterized protein LOC111877917, with translation MATNGLQVMDDEESLCGKRVQPFVSATPRKHDDGKKEDSVITLGERLGLKDLYSFNVWRASIGELLGTAVLVFMIDTIVISSFETESKTPTLLMSILIAITVTILLLAVCPISGGHMNPVISFSAALVGLISLSRAFIYILAQCVGALLGALALQAVVSKTIAQTTSLGGCTLTIIAPGPNGPVVMGIETIQALWLEIICTFIFLFASIWLAYDDRQAKSLGIVIVFSIIGVVLGLLVFISTSLTGKRGYSGAGMNPARCLGPAIARGGHLWDGHWVFWVGPTIACIAFYIYTKIIPSNHFHANGFKHDFFNVLRALV, from the exons ATGGCAACAAATGGTTTGCAAgtgatggatgatgaagaaagtCTTTGTGGGAAGAGAGTCCAACCATTTGTATCGGCCACACCAAG GAAACATGATGATGGAAAGAAGGAAGATTCTGTAATTACCTTAGGAGAGAGACTGGGTTTAAAGGATCTTTATTCCTTTAAC GTTTGGCGGGCATCCATAGGAGAGTTACTTGGGACAGCAGTTCTGGTGTTCATGATAGACACCATAGTTATTTCATCCTTCGAGACAGAATCCAAAACACCAACCCTTTTAATGTCCATCCTCATTGCCATCACCGTTACTATCCTTCTTCTAGCAGTTTGCCCTATTTCAGGAGGACACATGAATCCAGTCATATCATTCTCAGCCGCACTTGTTGGACTCATTTCCCTCTCGCGAGCCTTTATCTACATACTTGCACAATGCGTAGGTGCTCTACTTGGAGCACTCGCACTTCAAGCTGTCGTCTCCAAAACTATCGCACAAACTACTTCACTTGGAGGCTGCACTCTCACCATCATCGCACCAGGCCCAAACGGGCCAGTTGTTATGGGCATTGAGACAATCCAAGCCCTTTGGCTCGAGATAATCTGCACattcatctttctttttgcttCTATTTGGTTAGCATATGATGATCGTCAAGCAAAGTCTTTGGGTATTGTCATCGTGTTTTCCATCATTGGAGTTGTTCTTGGTCTTCTTGTGTTCATATCAACGAGTTTGACAGGAAAGAGGGGTTATTCTGGTGCAGGGATGAACCCAGCAAGGTGTTTGGGGCCAGCGATCGCTAGAGGAGGTCATTTATGGGATGGACATTGGGTGTTTTGGGTTGGGCCTACCATCGCTTGCATAGCGTTTTATATTTACACAAAGATTATTCCAAGTAATCATTTCCATGCCAATGGGTTCAAACATGATTTCTTTAATGTTCTAAGAGCATTGGTTTGA